ccttttaatcccactttgtaacactacagaatgtggaaaaatgaGTTTTATTCGATTTaagccttattttaccaggtaggtttgactgagaacacattctcatttacagcaaccacctggggaatagttacaggggatgattaggtgaccgtgatggtatgagggccagattgggaatttaaccaggacaccagggttaatacccctactcttacaataagtgccatgggatctttactgaccacagagagtcaggacacgtTTTAATGTCcaatccaaaagacagcaccctacaagGGGGAATGCCCCCAATCTTTGCACTGggatctctttttttttttttgaccacAGGAAAGATTGTCTCCTACTGGCTCTCCAACACCACTTTCAGCAGCATCTGGTCATCTTATTTATCCTGAGCAAACCAGAAGGTAGGTAACTAATAATACATAGACTAGATAAAcaaatgtatttgtgtgtgtgtgtgtgtgtgtgtgtgtgtgtgtgtgtgtgtgtgtgtgtgtgtgtggcacgccCACACGTTTGCGTGTCCTCACACAATTGCGTTTGAACCGGagtggaactgtgtgtgtgtgtgtgtgtcaggtcctCCTGGCCAGTTTCCAGGTGATAACACTACCCAGTATGACACCTccgaggaagaccaggatgaaccCTGAGGACCAGGTGTTCATAGAGGACATCTTCTCCACCTGCACACGTGCCAGCTCAGCAAAACTGTTCatctgggtggagagagagaaagataggggggggggggagaaagagggggaagaaaTAAAgatgaggagaaagggggagaaaataagggggagagaaataaaatggagagaaagaaagagggcagaaagaaagagaaatcAATGACAATCCAAGTTCCGTTTTCTCTAACAATAGTTAATACCACATAATTtatttttatgtaacctttatttaactagggttgtcagttaagaacaaattcttatttacaatgacggcctatctcGGCCAAACCCGGGCCAGTTGTGcaatgccctatgggactcccaatcactgccggctgtgattcagcctggattcgaaccagggactgtagtgacgcctcttgcactgagatgcagtgcttagaccgctgcgccactactCTACAACCAATACCAAGTTTATATCAATATAGAATATTGGCAATTTGGTTTATTTTAATACAAAGGGGAAACACTTGGGGTCAGCCTCTGATGGTATCCATATCTTACCCATCCTCCATGTTTCTGGATCCAATCCAGTAATTTGTTTCTGAAGTACTCCAGAGTCCACTTCAGAATGTCCTTCACTAACTGGGGGATGTGAGCAATCACCACCTAACAGAGACGAAAAGACTGATttaatacacacacgcacacacaattgttattattattattattggacgTACAGTACAAAGTAACAAGAACACTGTATAACATACCTTGACAGCTATCCTCCCTGCTACGTAAAACAGCACAGCAATTCTCTCCCAGGTGATTTGACTGTCCTCAAATACCTTTTCTACCAACTTCCAGTAGCTGGTCTTGCTGGTCATTTTCCCCACCATTCCATCTATCGCACTGGAGGTAGGGTAGGAATTAGACTACTGACTTAGACCATTGTTAACTAACACACAGat
Above is a window of Salmo salar chromosome ssa03, Ssal_v3.1, whole genome shotgun sequence DNA encoding:
- the baxb gene encoding BCL2 associated X, apoptosis regulator b isoform X1 gives rise to the protein MACVETSDYRVGEVLLNRVMQEQLDEVSSDIPVVVSTETQEVESDQEQKIVSQLAMMIRTIGDAVKKDGKLDDAIDGMVGKMTSKTSYWKLVEKVFEDSQITWERIAVLFYVAGRIAVKVVIAHIPQLVKDILKWTLEYFRNKLLDWIQKHGGWMNSFAELARVQVEKMSSMNTWSSGFILVFLGGVILGSVITWKLARRT
- the baxb gene encoding BCL2 associated X, apoptosis regulator b isoform X2 yields the protein MQEQLDEVSSDIPVVVSTETQEVESDQEQKIVSQLAMMIRTIGDAVKKDGKLDDAIDGMVGKMTSKTSYWKLVEKVFEDSQITWERIAVLFYVAGRIAVKVVIAHIPQLVKDILKWTLEYFRNKLLDWIQKHGGWMNSFAELARVQVEKMSSMNTWSSGFILVFLGGVILGSVITWKLARRT